The following are encoded together in the Xanthobacter autotrophicus Py2 genome:
- a CDS encoding protein of unknown function DUF1491 (PFAM: protein of unknown function DUF1491~KEGG: rpa:RPA1860 hypothetical protein) produces the protein MRLKSAIFVSALLRRAQVEGAYGVVVRRGSEEAGAIFVKASRLDGTAALYGPAPQSAFDEGAPGDRLFSVLVEPGRPEADADARIARELKFDPDIFVVEIEDRDGRHFLDLAKE, from the coding sequence ATGCGGCTCAAGAGCGCCATCTTCGTCTCCGCCCTGCTCCGCCGTGCCCAGGTGGAAGGCGCTTATGGCGTGGTGGTCCGCCGCGGCTCCGAGGAGGCGGGGGCCATCTTCGTCAAGGCCTCGCGCCTCGACGGCACCGCGGCCCTCTATGGCCCCGCGCCGCAGAGCGCCTTCGACGAAGGCGCCCCCGGCGACCGCCTGTTCTCGGTTCTGGTGGAACCCGGCCGGCCCGAGGCGGATGCGGACGCGCGCATCGCGCGGGAGCTGAAGTTCGACCCGGACATCTTCGTGGTGGAAATCGAGGACCGCGACGGCCGGCATTTCCTGGATCTGGCCAAGGAATAA